GCGACACTATCGCGGTACAAACCTACAATCAACTCCTCATCCTTGGTCAATGATTTCAAGGAGATGGAGTTGCACTTTGCTAAGGTTTTGACATGCTACAATTCCGCAGGGCACATTGTGCTGTACTACCAGGATCTCATGAAGAAATGGGGCCTCGTACCATGACATCTCGCAAGCACCCTTAATTCAAACTGATCACTTATAGAGTGCAGCATAATACTGCAAATCCTGCAAATAGAGCCCAAAATCTATAACTTTCTACTTGAAGTCTAGTTTATGATGATGAACCCAAGTGTTATAGTAATCACTTGTGATTGCGTCTCATTTGAAAGCTACTGTTGCTAATTTCACTTCCATTAAAATCGACTTATATCCAATGCTACATTGGTGTTCATTTCTCTGCTCTTGTGCAGAAGCTAAATGAAGTACAAGAGTACCTTGACCTGCCAACGAAGGATTTGACGAGCTGCCAGATCAAGATACGTAGTGTGCCGTCGTCGGACCATATCAAGAACTAGAATGATGTCTTTAAGATGCTCAATGGCACCACTTATGAGCGCTTCATCCACGCTAGCTAGAACCTTGCTTCTTCAACAAGATTTTGGAATCATGTACTTATCAAGTTCAAGCTAGTCATAATATTTTGGTGCAGAAAGCTAACGACTAGAGCCACAAGAATCGTGCTCTCACACTGCCTGCTTTTGGGGGCCCAAGTCTTGTTTCTTCCTCTGCATTCAACACATTGTTGAATCTTACAGTacattttgttccttttttagCCCTAAATTCATTCTTGATTATTACACGCTAGGTCTGATGCACCTGCTAATTAAGAGTAGTCTTTCATTTTGCTATCCTGACACACCAACCGAATAGGCCGATTTCCAGGCTACTTAATCAAAGAGTAATTGATAGCTATAATTAATGAGAAGGCTCTTAGATTGTCTTTTCTAAcgggtttgatttttctttacttttcttgcCTCTATCTTTGGAATATAATTGTGTTCAAAGTATCCTGTAGATAGAATGGGCGCAGTACGTTCCATTCTCATTTCTCCCTCATCATTTTCACATGTTGTTCGCTCGGCTCGATGGTTTATCACCAAGGTTTATGGAACATGGAGTTGGGAATGATACAAGTGGAAATTAAGACAGGAGACTGAGAACGTATGACATAATTTGCAAAGAATATGGGGTGATTTACTTGTCCTGATCTTTTACAATGTTGAGTCTTATGTGAACTCCACGAAATCCAATTGTTGTTGATTGTGTCTGGTTGGACGAATGATTTTTGTTACGAGTGTCATCTAGTCATGTCGTCCCTGAAGCTGTTTCTAGTCCAGCAGTAGGCCTCTAGCTTGTCCAGCAGTCATCGCCGACCTTATTGATGTCAGACATGTAAGGCGAGCTATGCTTTGCCCCCATGAGATTTTAATACTGAAAAAAATTGCCCgcttgaatttcaaatttttttcatgttcCCTCTGAAGTCTTCATATTGTTTGAAATGTCCTCCTCAGGTGTGGACTTTGGCATGTGCCCATCGCGTGACTAATTTACTTATATTATGAAGAGCAAATCCGTCCAAGAACTGCGGGCCAATTGCATTTTACTTGAGGTAACTtgccttttgactttttttcttgacAGTGAATTCCTGGGAATCTTGAAGTCGATCGTAATGCTTACAAGCCCCATAGTTTGAACGTTTTTTTAAGTGTAGCCGAAACCTTCAATAACCGtagaattttgttttgattacGTCTATATATGTAGCCCGAACATTTAACATTAGTGCGTAATTAACCAAACCTCTTATGtcatttgaaaaatgacttcttgaAGTTTACAATATAGGACAAATAAtgaagcaaattaaaaaagcATCATAAAACTCGTCATATTGACATGTTGCATCAtcatttttcgattttttgagTGGTAAACTAACCAAAGTGAAACCATTGGCAATTTGCATGAACATGTGATATTCGTATTAagattttgtttaaattgatgAAAGCACCAACGCGTTGTAACTCCcctttacaaagaaaaaaaagggatttaTGGAGGAAACATGTTCACTCACCCCAACATATACATTATGCTTATTATAGCATGTCTTGTCATATCCTCTTTTATATTTCTTATATTCCCGAGTGTCTTATcctcttttattaaaaatatctatCTTAGCATACCTCTGACACCAAACCTTCATTTAGGTTAATTAcataaatatttcattaattaatgccCCCGGGCacttattaattaaaaaattaaggaaactTTACACCAATTAATGCACTGACTGTTCTCAACTCTCAACTATATATAGGCGATATTTTGACAATTGGATTATTTCAAAGTAAATATGCTTCCCTTAAAACATTTGTTAATAGGGATGGATCCAAACTTCAAATCTTAAGAGACCCAGAAGTGATTTATCAATTCTAAATATGTTGGTACGCGTAAATGCAATCTTGTTTTTAAGCCCAAACAAGATATATAGTAGGTACTGTAATATTCAAAAACGATATAATTGATTAGAAAGTACAAAGATatacaataacaataataagtggggagagaggaagagagaccaAACACATGGTTGAATGACTTGGAGGTtctaatgggtcaatttggggaGATGGTTTAAACCTATCTGCATGGGCTTTCCCTATATGGCTCCATGCTATTTAATCATTTAAACAATGAAAAGAGAGCAGAGGACATAGTTAATATATCTCAGATGGGTTTTGCTAGCATAGCAATCGTTAGACTACTATGAAAGCAACACTATGATATgagccataattttttttaccaattatTTGTTAAATGTTTTTATCGTCCACGgaaatgtttagacaaaaaTTATCATCgataataaaatcattttccgaTAACTAATTATTCCAAAATGATACAAGtaatcttttcaaaaaatatgtaCATATACttatattttatgaaataaatttaccTATGGGTGAATTTGAGAACTTATAACCTACTAGTAGAAGATGGAAATGTATGAATACTTCTCTAATCATGAGCAAACGAAAATACTACCCCGAGAAATAGAAAGTCAGAAAAGTACATAAAATCACTAGAATTTGCTTCAGTGGCCATCCTTCCAACATAAAAGGAGGAGATGAAAGATTCGAATCCCCGCCTTCACAAAAAGTTAGGATGTGaatgatttagtttcaagtatgGTTTCAATTCTCACGCCGTACAAAGAGGTAGagtaaaagtctgagagtaagagttagaataaaaatagagtagaacaaatcaaaataaaaaaataaaaaataaagtgcaTAAATTCTATGAGATACTCCAGCTAGTAGTGAATATTCTCGGTACTCTCGGAGCGTGTGAACGGCTCCAGGCGATTCCAATCGGTCAAGATACGTTCGAATTGTTTATAGCCGCAAAAACTTAAAAGTAAGAAGCTAACACGGAAAAAGCTGCCTAAGATCAAAAAGCTAAGTAGGTCGGTCACACTCACTTTTTTAGTTAATATTTTAGCCCAACCGAGGGATAAAGACACGCAAGAAGTACCCGCAATCGACAATATCTGAGATTCTCTTTTGGTatacctaaaaaaaaatcaataacgTATTGTATTTAATTGTATATGGATTACTGGCAAGTTTATATGACATTTcctcaaagaagcaaaagagcaAGATCCGAGACAAAACTTCGAAGAGCGTGTACGCATGGGGGCCCAGGGCTAGCTTGTCTTCCACATGCATCCGAAAACTCGCACTCCAATTTTGCCTAAAACATTTTGCTAATTGCAACATGCTTTCGTTCTGGCAAGAAGTACCACGCGTCGATAACCGTGCCTTAAGCTTTGATGattaaagagagagaagaaaaatcgaGAGGGGTTGAACAAAAACAGTGCCATTCTCTATCGGCATGAATAACTCAGCATCTCATCGGAGTATCACGAAAGAGTTGTTTTCCTTATGTTTTATATCGTGATGATCATGTAAACTACATAAATCTAGATTCATTTCTTTTGAGTTCTTAACTAGATATCGCAAATAAAAAGTAATTGTATATTGACTCTCCCTCATACTCTTAAAGAATTCAAAATTGCAAGAATGATTATCTAACATATGCATTTAGTACGTCGTCAAATTTCATCTAAGGTGTAGGTTGAAAGGAATGGTAAAACACCTAATACATGAAAGCGATGTCACGTGGAGGCTTAGGATTCTTCACAAACTTTGGACCAAAGGGTATCCCTAAAAAGCATCATCGACATTAGAACAAAGTTAGGCTTTGTTTGGGCATGAAAGGATTCGCATCTGTCTAGCATGCTCCACGTCTAGCATGCTGTCTACTACCCTCTCAtctcatgctctctctctctttaaattCCCGGGCAGGTGCTGTTTAATGCCAtctcatgctctctctctctctctctctctctctctcgctctctctctctctctctctgcgccaTGGCGCAAAATAAGGCTCTGTTgcccttcctctttcttcttctagcCGTCTATCTAAAGCTCGAATTCACTGAAGCAAGGAAGTTGAGGCTCCTGCAGAAGAAAAACCCATTCCCAAACGAGCTTCAACATGTCAAGGAACTCCTAGAAAAGGAACCAAGGAAAACCGTAGTGGAGCAGAGCAAAAAGTTGCATCCTGGAAACTCGAACGAAGCCACGAACACCAATGCGTCTTCCACGCGGCCACGGCAGCCAAGTGCCATGGTGCGGGCAACAACAACGCCGTCATCTCCCGGCCGTAGCTCAGACGCCTTCAAGCCCCCAGATTCCGGCTCCAGTCCCGGCTTCGGCCATTTGCTGCGGAACTAGGGCTTATATTATCGAAGCTTTTATGTTCAGTTGCCCGTGTTCTTTATTTTCGCCATTCATGTATAATCATCATTTTCGTTCTTCTGAATAAAAATTAACGCGCGTTTGAGAAGACGGCTATTGAGCGAAGCAAGAATCTGGCAAGGACATCACGCGTTCGATGCCACAACAGGATCGCGCGTTTTCTTTATCTCTTTGGCTTATCTTTCTTCTAACCGCACTAGACATACTCAGATTAAGAGGAGTGAACCATTTTTGCGAGCGACGGGAGAGAGTgaagtgaaagagaaaaaaaaaatcgagaagttTCCGGATCTAACTATCCGCCATCTTCAAACGTTGCCAACGTCCATGTCTCTCCAGTCTCCGGTAAACGCAAAAGGATAGCGGCGACTGGAATCTCTGCCTTCCCCCGTTTTTAATGCCAAAAACTCGCGAGTGAGTCAAATCGCATGCAGAACTCATCACCGGTGTTGGATTCCACTCGCCACCGATTATTGAAGCTCGCATGTTTGATATAATCAACACTCGTAGCGTCGGTTTAGCGCGTTAAGAAGGTAGGATCGAACATGGTGTTATATCCAGCCTTGTCCTGTTTTCACGAGTCAAATCTGAAAATCCTGAGTCAGATATATATGAAATAGCCCTTGAAAGGAGGATTGATCAGTAATATGATTGAATCCTGTCATGCCTGATGGTAGTTTCATACCTTGCTATATACGATAGTTTTAGTTTACGACAGCATCCTTGACAAAATTCTAGAAATAGATCTGTCTGAGTATGCCTCTTGTTATTGGTCGCTTTGGGCCGAATCAACCCACTTTAACATGGTGATTgcttgcttttcaatttgtcgAACGTGATTTCTAATGTATCGAGTAATTGTGTAATGCCTCCCTGACTTTGCTTTTCTATGTTCTTTGTCCGATATTTATTCCTTTGGCGTTTGAATGTGCAAATTTATGTCACCAATGTCAAAAGGACGAATTGTGGAGGTGGTGTGAGCTGTGGAAATTGCATTGTAGAGATTATAGATAGAAAGAGTGTAATCCAAATGCTATTGGAAAATCCATGAAATCTTTGATCTTTGTGGTGGCTATAAGGTCATTGGGCTTGTGCGAACTGCAAGCTGTCTGACGACGACAAATTGTTGCTCACGTTCACTTCAAAAGCATCAACTATCAAGCTAAATTCACCACTTTCATTCTTTTGATTTATGTAGCCATATCGATATATGGTGCTGACTTAGTTTAAGCAATCGTTCCTTCTTTGATCTGTAAGGGTGTCGCTGTAACGCTATAACCAACGATGATTGTTGAACAGCTGGTGCCAAATCTATCGAGTCCCATCGCTCAGACTTACTTGTTGAAAGTCGTAATATTTTCAAAGCTGGCAATTCCAAGGACTTTTCAGCTAGACAAATCTGGAAAACGGTTGGTGCAGTGGCCTGAATTACAAATAGAGACGTTCCGTATCCTTATTGTCCATGCGAAAGCTATGGCCAGCTATTTCCACATCAGCATCCGTATAATTGACAATGGTGAGTACTATTAGATTTTAACTAATTTAGGCTCAGCTGTCTGGCTATCAGCTAATCCATTTCTTACTAAGCAGAACATGATATATCACCATTTTCTTCAATCTTGAATTAGATAGATAGTTTTGAGAATTGGGTAGGTGATCGACATTCCAAAGGGAAAAACTAAACATCCATCTTGAAAGACTCTGTTGGGCCAATACGTGACAAAAACTCACATTCTGGTATATACATCATCCAGGAGTCATACACCCAATGAACTCTCCTAATGCATACACCTGATCCATAAGCAAATGCCGTTATCATCCAAAGAGTGAAATAGTACAGCAgtgcatttcatggaaaagCAGCTATATAGACACCAATCGCTGGATTCATGCTAGAAGCAAAATTGAGCAACTTAGTGTGATGGAAATCATATTTACCTGAGCAAGGGGATTCGCCTGAGGACCTCTGTATTGGAAGCCAGAGAACAGAGAAGGACCAAAGTCGAACTTGTACCCCTTAAAGTCGAATGAATGAGCACCACATCAACCTCAGGCTTCCATGTTCACATTATCAAAGAATCCCAATTCAAGTA
Above is a window of Eucalyptus grandis isolate ANBG69807.140 chromosome 9, ASM1654582v1, whole genome shotgun sequence DNA encoding:
- the LOC104420437 gene encoding uncharacterized protein LOC104420437, which codes for MEHHVEICQYFTHRHVSVIFLLRRDLLRRMVSVLANSYDRYAKLLNGNHKSHVHSPQKAATLSRYKPTINSSSLVNDFKEMELHFAKVLTCYNSAGHIVLYYQDLMKKWGLKLNEVQEYLDLPTKDLTSCQIKIRSVPSSDHIKN